A window of Solanum stenotomum isolate F172 chromosome 3, ASM1918654v1, whole genome shotgun sequence contains these coding sequences:
- the LOC125858583 gene encoding uncharacterized protein LOC125858583, which produces MVKFGRILLKDGINKKLLEILVCPLSKQPLRLCEKTNSLISDAIGVSYPIVDGIPRLVPTDGKIIETDDASHSDGSVDLPGK; this is translated from the exons atggtgaaatttgGAAGAATACTTCTGAAAGATGGGATTAACAAGAAGCTCCTCGAAATTCTTGTCTGTCCACTTTCTAAGCAACCTTTGAG GCTTTGCGAGAAGACGAATTCTCTAATCAGTGATGCAATTGGTGTTTCATATCCG ATAGTCGATGGGATTCCTCGTCTTGTACCAACGGATGGCAAGATTATTGAGACTGATGATGCATCACATTCTGATGGCTCTGTTGATTTGCCTGGTAAATGA
- the LOC125858550 gene encoding aspartyl protease family protein 1-like, whose product MDDFCCTGNFMVFVLFLALLLHNSSEAFGTFRFDIHNMYSDPVKGILDLPWLPKKGSIQYYSAWTQRDRHINRHRLTSTVDTTPNSRRLTSTIDPTPLPLTFAGGGNKTVLLSSLGFLHYANVTVGTPGLSFLVALDTGSDLFWLPCNCNNCAHTLLTGSGRPTDLNIYSPNTSSTSKIVPCNGTLCGQGRQCSVAQSACAYRVAYLSHNTSSSGVLVEDILHLQTDSSQQKAFEAPITLGCGMKHTGAILNGAAPNGLFGLGMGNISVPSILASKGLAANSFSLCFGADGIGRIDFGDKGSLDQGETPFNLEQTHQTYNISLTGITVGNKNIDVDFTAIVDSGTSFTYLNDPAYNVITENFNSQAQELRIQPMVQVPFEYCYGLRVNQTYFQILDVNLMMKGGNQFYLFDPIITLSLPDGSTAYCLAVVKSGDVNIIGQNFMTGYQVVFDREKMVLGWKPSDCYDSKESKSKTILPINNQRPTEGSGPTSGLPEDTRENGNDTIRSTPDFTSSTSAGNYVTKSLTFFCQLVVVLFFLYSHYLMIISS is encoded by the exons ATGGATGATTTTTGTTGTACTGGTAACTTCATGGTATTTGTTCTTTTCTTGGCTTTACTGTTGCATAACAGCAGTGAAGCATTTGGGACATTCAGGTTCGATATACACAACATGTATTCTGATCCAGTAAAAGGTATTTTAGACCTTCCCTGGTTGCCTAAAAAAGGTAGTATTCAATATTATTCAGCTTGGACACAACGTGATCGCCATATCAACAGGCACCGGCTTACCAGCACCGTTGATACTACTCCCAACAGTCGCCGTCTTACCAGCACCATTGATCCTACTCCACTACCGCTCACGTTCGCCGGAGGAGGAAACAAAACAGTCCTACTCAGTTCGTTGGGATT TTTGCATTATGCAAATGTGACAGTGGGCACACCTGGGCTATCATTTCTGGTGGCACTCGACACTGGCAGTGACTTGTTTTGGCTACCATGTAACTGCAACAACTGCGCTCACACACTCCTGACAGGTTCTGGAAGA CCTACAGACCTTAACATTTACAGCCCGAATACATCATCAACAAGCAAAATTGTTCCCTGCAATGGCACTCTATGTGGGCAAGGAAGACAATGTTCAGTGGCACAAAGTGCATGTGCTTATAGAGTTGCATATCTCTCCCATAATACCTCATCTTCTGGGGTACTGGTAGAAGACATCTTGCACTTACAAACAGATAGTTCTCAACAAAAGGCTTTTGAGGCACCAATTACATTGGG GTGTGGAATGAAACACACTGGTGCTATTTTGAATGGTGCTGCTCCCAATGGTCTATTTGGACTCGGTATGGGCAATATATCTGTTCCTAGCATTTTAGCCAGCAAAGGTCTTGCTGCGAATTCTTTTTCTCTGTGTTTTGGGGCTGACGGTATTGGAAGAATAGATTTTGGAGACAAAGGGAGTCTGGACCAAGGAGAGACACCATTCAATCTTGAACAGACACA CCAAACTTATAACATTAGTCTGACGGGAATAACTGTGGGAAACAagaatattgatgttgatttcACAGCCATAGTTGACTCTGGCACCTCATTCACATACTTGAATGATCCTGCTTACAACGTCATTACAGAGAAT TTTAATTCTCAGGCACAAGAGCTACGTATTCAGCCTATGGTCCAGGTTCCATTTGAGTACTGCTATGGGCTAAG GGTAAATCAAACTTACTTTCAAATTCTTGACGTAAATTTGATGATGAAAGGTGGCAACCAGTTTTATCTTTTTGATCCAATTATAACATTGTCCCTTCCG GACGGTTCCACAGCATATTGTTTAGCTGTTGTCAAAAGTGGGGATGTCAATATCATTGGAC AAAACTTTATGACCGGCTATCAGGTAGTTTTTGACCGAGAAAAGATGGTTTTGGGATGGAAGCCATCTGATT GTTATGATTCTAAAGAATCTAAAAGTAAAACTATTCTCCCCATTAACAACCAAAGGCCTACTGAAGGGTCTGGTCCTACCAGTGGGCTGCCAGAAGACACCAGAGAAAATGGAAATGATACCATTAGGTCGACACCGGATTTTACATCATCAACATCTGCGGGCAACTATGTAACAAAGAGCTTGACATTCTTTTGCCAACTTGTAGTGGTTCTGTTTTTCCTTTATAGCCATTATTTGATGATTATTTCTTCATAA